DNA sequence from the Acidobacteriota bacterium genome:
TGGCGGCGGGCCGCGGTTTCATCGACGAGGTGATAGCTCCGCGCGTGACGCGGGGGAAGATCATCTCCGCGCTGGAGAGCCTCGACGGCAAGCGCGACCGGAACCCGCCCAAGAAGCACGGCAATATTCCCCTCTGAGGCGCGTGCGGGGCGCTGCCGTCGGTTGCCGATCCGCACCCTCGGCGCATATTCCCACCGGCTGCAGCATCGCCAGAATAGGAAAAATCATTCCTTGATGTGATATAGGTATCATCAGTGGCGCCTGCGGACGAGGTCGAGGTACCCGCAGGTGAGGACGACGGAACCATGAACGAGAACCTGAGTGTCGCCGATGAGGCCTGGGTCGCCACGGCGTTGTTGCACAGGGAGCATCCCGCCCGGGAGGATTTCGCGATGAAGGAAATCGTCCGGCGGGCCGAGCAGATTGCCGGTCCGGAACCTCTGCGCCCCGGTGTCAAGCATCACATCTCCTACCATGCGGTCGCCCAAACGAAACCGAACCCCGGACAGCACTGCCTGTTGTTCGCAACCGCTCGGGGGCGGAGGCGTCTCTTCAGGCCCGGCGATCCGCGCCACCCGAATCGCCGCGGCAAGGAGGTTCCGCGGCGGGACCAGCTCCCGCCAGCGTATCGCTCGCTAATCGACTGGTATCGCACGGTGTACTCCGCCAGAGTCGACGTGACGCCACTCGATCCCATTCTGGCGCTCCGGGGACTCGGCAAGACACTCTGGGCAGAGGAAGAAGCCGACGCCTACGTCTCGCGGCTCCGTGAGGGCTGGTCGTGAGCCGGGTGTTCTGGGACACCAATCTGTTCGTGTACCTGATCGAGGGGACGAGTGACCGGGCGGAGTCGGTGGTAGCGCTACGGAAGCGGATGATCGAGCGTGGCGACGAACTGCTGACGTCGACGCTGACACTCGGCGAGTTGCTCGTCAAGCCGGTCGAAATGGGCGATGAGGAATTGCGGGATCGGTACCTGCAAGCGATAGACGCTGGCGTGACGGTGCTGCCGTTCGATGCCCGAGCCGCCCTCCAATTCGCGGCGATCCGTGGCGACAGGTCGATCCGGGCGCCCGACGCCATTCAATTGGCGTGTGCGGCGGCCGGTGGCACAGACCTCTTCATCACGAACGACGATCGACTGAGCAGGAAGAACGTGCCCGGCATTGCGTTCATACAGTCCTTGCAGCGGACGTTCCTTTGACGTGAAGCTGCCGGAGGGCTACGCTGCGGAGTCGTCGAAAGGGAGTCAACAGCATGAGCATCAATCGACGCCGGTTTCTTGAACAGTCGGGGACAGTGGCGGCCGGTCTCGGCGCGGGGCTGGCTGGCGCGGCGGCCGGGGCGGGGCTCGCAGCAGCGCCGGCGGCCGCGGCGGCGCAGGACGCCGCGCGGAACATCCGGATCACGGGGTACCGGACGATGGTGCTCGACAATATCGATCCGCCCATCGGCCACCGCAAGTGGCTGTTCCTGCAGCTCGAGACCGACGCCGGCATCGTCGGGCTGGGCGAGCGGGTCTCGGGCGGCGTCCTGGAACTGGGCTCGCAGGTGAGCCTGCTGCACGAGCTGTGCGATTCGGGCGTGGTCGGCAAGAGCCCGTTCGACATCGAACGGATCTGGCAGGACATTTACGCGAACCCGCACGACTACCGTCATCCCGGCCTGTCGAAGACGCCGGCGATGTCGGCGATAGAGATGGCGTGCTGGGACATCGTCGGCAAGGCGGTGGACCAGCCCATCTACAACCTGCTGGGCGGCCAGTTCCACGAGCGGCTGCGCGCGTACGCCTACCTCGACACCGCCGGCGTCTGGGAGAACCCGGAACTGGCCGGCGAGCGCGCGGCCGAGCTGATCGAGCGGGGCATAACCGTCTGCAAGCTCGATCCGTTCCAGCCGATCACCGGCGGGCCGCGCGATTACCCGCTGGAGACGATCAACCGCGTCGCCCGGATCTTCCGCGCCATGCGCGACGCGGTGGGCGACAAGCTGGAAATCGGCATCGGCACGCATGGCCAGTTCTCCACCTCGGGCGCCATCCGCGTGGCGAGCATTCTGGAGGAGTTCCATCCCTTCTTCTTTGAGGAGCCGGTATCGCCGGAGAACGTCGACGAGATGGCGCGCGTCGCGGCGCAGACCAGCATTCCGATCGCAACCGGCGAGCGCCTGGTCACGAAGTTCGAGTTCGCGGAGGTTCTCGGCAAGCAGGCCGCCAACATCATTCAGCTCGACGTTGGGCAGTGCGGCGGGATACTGGAGTCGAAGAAGATCGCCAGCATGTGCGAGGCCCACTACGCGATGATCGCCCCGCACATGTACTGCGGTCCCGTCGCCGCCGCGGCGGCGGTGCAGCTCGACACCTGTTCGCCCAACTTCCTGGTGCAGGAGTTCAATACCAACGACCTGCACCGCGACATCTTCGTCGATCCGATCACGATCGAGGAGGGATACATCACGCCCCCGACCGGACCGGGCCTGGGCGTCGAACTGGATCAGTCGGTAGTCAACCGGCAGCTCTCCAACTGAGTTCGCCGGCGTACGGATTGCGGACACTCGACTCGGCGGATTCCCTGCGCGGCGCCGCGGCGGCGGCCGTCGCGGTGCTGGTCCTGACCCTGGCCGGGGTGCGTCCCGCCGAGGCCGAGGACGTGCAGTCCTGGACCGACGTCGAGTTCGGCGTCTACGAATCGGACCGGGTTGCCTGGACGGTCGAGGGCGTCGCCCGGATTCGGGACTCGCTGAAGAGCGCGTACGACCGCCGGCTCAAGACCGACGTGGGCCTCACGCTGAACGATGCGGTCAGCGTGTCGTTCGGCTACATCCTGCGGAACCGGACGCGCGGCGACTTCGGCTATCGCTGGGACCATCGTCTCCTGGCCGAGATAACGTATCCGCTGCATACGGGCGACGTCCGCGTGGAGGGCACGACGCTCTACGAGCGCCATGTCGGCCGGCCGGACATTCCCGACTTCAACCGCTACCGGCAGCAGATAGAGCTGGAGCGGCCGCGCGCCCGTCTGTCGCCCTGGCTCCACCAGTCCCTCGGTTTCGAGCGCCGCGGCTTCATGCGCTCCCGTTCGCGCGTCGGAGTCCGCTGGCGCTTCCGGTCCGGATCGACGGTCATCGGCGCCTATCAGTTCGAGCGGATCAAGTACGGCGCGACCTGGCGGCCGCGCCATGCCATCTATTCGGAATGGAGCTTGCAGATGCGGGCCGATTCCGAGAGCGACCCCAGGGCGAGACGGGCGGCGCCGCGATAGTAGTCGGTCTCGGCGTGCTTCTCGACGAGCGCGAGGCAGGCCGGCGCCCACGCAAGCAGGTGGTCCCGCAGGAACCCCGTCTGCGCCTCGAAGCATCGTGCGAGCTGGGCCGCGTCGCCCTGGGCGGCCAGCTCCGACAGCGTCGCCACGAATGCCAACTCGAGGCCCAGGTGGTCGTCCGGCTCCCGGTGGACGGCGGGCGCCTCCACGCCGAACCGCTCATAGAGCGCCCGCACCTGGAGGGTGGATTCCTGAAAGGTGAGCTTCTTCTTGCTGCGGTAGATCGACTCCCACGGCGCGGCCAGCATCTCGCCCGGCCCGACGAACAGCCGGTTGAAGTCCCACACCAGCGCGGCGAGCTGCGCCGGGTCCCAGCGTTCGCAGAACGCGGCCAGCAGCACCAGCCCGCCGGCCGTGTTCGCATCGTCGGACGGAAAAGGCCAGGCCTCGAACAGCCGGTCCCGGGCGAAGGCGGCCAGCCAGTCGGCGCGCGGCTCCTCGTAGAAGCAGCGGCCGAGAAAGTGGTAGGCGACGGCCTGTTCGTCCTGACGCCGCCGCCACTCGGAGGGAATGGTCCGCGGTTCGTCAGGCTCCGCCGCGGGCGTGGTCAAATGCCGACCCTCACCCGCATGGCGTAGAAGAGGAAGCGTCCGCACACCTCCGACGCCAGGACGAAACCGAACGCGCCGCACGTGAGCACGCAAGCCAGCCGAAACGGCGGGCGCGCGGATGGCCTTGAGGGTCTCGCCGGTCGGCGTACAACGAGAAGCACGCCGACCAGCGCCGCCGCGGCCGCGCCCAGCAGTCCGAGCCGGACGAAGAGGATGCCGCCGTAGTCGCCGGTCAGCCGCTGCAGGCTCGCCGCGGCGGCGGGCAGGGGATCGGCGGCCAGCGAGGCGACGTGCAGCGGCACGACGAGAAACTCGACGGCGAGCGCCGCGATGCCGGCCAGCACGAGTCGCCGGAAGGTCGCGGACGTCCGGGCGCGACTGGCGGGCGCGTCCCCGCCCGAATCGTCGTCTCCCCCGAACAGGGTCCGGACCACCAGCCCGGCTGCCACGCCGAGAATGCCCAACCTCAGCGCCGTGCCGCCGAACGCGGCGGGCGTGGCGAAGCTGTTCCAGGCCGGTTGGGCCGGCAGCAGGTAGATCGCGATCTGACTGTAGAGAAACGCCAGGCCGGCTGCCGCGGTAAGCGCCGGCAGCCATGCGGTCGGGAGTGCGGCCCGCTCCCTCCGTTCCCGCCACACGAGGGCGCCGAGCAGCGCCGCGAACAGGCTCCCGAAGACGATCTCGCGGCTCAGCCAGGACGTGGGGAAGTTCACGACGGCGCGGGCCGCCTGGAGCGGGGTGGCGAGGTGAAAGAGGGCGACGAACAATCCGGCCGACAGCACCGCCAGCACGCTCAGGAGCGGCAGGCCTTCGTCGGCCGCACGCGCCCGGGGTCGCGGTCCGACGTACCGCAGCACCTGCAGGGTGAGGAATGCGCCGACCGCTGCTTGCGACAGGACCGTGAAGAAGACGAGCGACCAGTCGCGTGTCTCCATCCGGCCGCGGTCACGAGCGCACGAGCTTGAGCGGGATGAAGCGGACGGCCGGCTTCGTGATGTCGGCGTCGGGGAGCGGTCCGAACTGGTCGGTGGCGTCCCGCCTGGCGGCCACCTCCTCCAGCGTTCCCCACTGCAACGCCTTGGTCGGGCAGGCCTCGGCGCAGGCGGGTCCCCCGGTGCCGGCGTCGATGCGGTGCGAGCAGAAGTTGCACTTTTCCATCTTGCCGGTCTCTTCGCTGAACTGCGGCGCGTCGTAGGGACACGCCCAGGCGCAGAGACGGGCGCCGATGCACTTGCTCTCGTCGACGATGACGATGCCGTCCGGCCGCTTCGTGATGGCGCCCGATGGGCAGGCCTCGGCGCAGACGGGCACCTCGCAGTGATTGCACGACATCGAGACGTGGTACAGGTAGGGTCCGCCGTCCTCGTCGCCCTCCACCGTCCGCACCTTGCGCCAGCGCGGCCCCATCTCGACCCCGTTCTCCACCTTGCACGCGATCTCGCAGGTGCGGCAGCCCGTGCAGCGGTTGGCGTCGAAGAAGAAGGCGAGCTGTTTCTTCGGGTCGCTCATGCCGTGTCTCCCGGCGATGCCGCGCCCCCGCCGGCGACCTCGACCATCGACGAGTTCAGGGTGTGGCCGAGCGAGATCGGCTCGTACTTGTCGGGGCTCAGGATGCTCGCCGTCTGTTTCTCGTTCACGGCGCCCCAGCCGGTCGTCACGCTCACCACCCCGGCCATGATGCCGCGGGTCACCTGCGCCATCGCCTCGATCTCGCCACGGTCGTTGAAGACGCGGATGCGGCCGCCGTCCTCGATGCCGCGCGGCTTCGCGTCATCGGGATGGATCTGCAGCACCTGGCTGGCCCAGATCTCGGTCAGGAAATCGTGGTGGTGGAAGCTGGAGTTGACGTGGTTGTGGTTCTTGCGGTTGATGAGCTGCAGCGGGTAGCGCGCGGCCCGCCGCTCGTCCACCCAGGGCGCCTCGACAGGATGCAGGTACTCGAGCAGCGGGTCGAAGCCCCGCTCCTGCAGGTACAACGAGAAGAACTCGATACGTCCCGACGGCGTGTTGAACTTCTTGTCGGCGAACGGGATCCACGGGTCCGGCATCGGGTTGACGGGACCCTCCTCGAGCTGGTCGAGGGTGACCCCGGTCGGCTCGAGCACGTAACGGAGCAGGTCGTCGTCCGGCTTGTCGAAGTCGTTGCCGAAGCCGAGCCGCTTCGCCAGCTCGGTCATGATCCAGCGGTCGGAGCGCGACTCGAACAGCGGTTCGATGGCCTGCTCCATGAGCTGGATGTACCGGCTGCGGATGCCGGCGAGCAGATTGCGGGTCTCGAAGAGCGTGGTCACCGGCAGGACGAAGTCGGCGTAGCGCGCCGTCGTCGTCATGAAGATGTCCTGCACCACCATCAAGTCGAGGTTGTCCAGCCCCTCGATGATCTTGCGCGTGTTCGGGTACTGCGTGAGCACGCCCGTGCCCGCCACGTGGAGGGCGCGGATGGGATGCGGCTTGCGCTCGACCAGGTACTCGCCGAGCTTGGTGGCGGGAATCCCCTCGATGCGCGGGTTGCGCTGCAGCGGCACCGGCGGGTTGACGGTGCCGCCCTCGCTCAGATAGCCGCCGTTGTCGTTGACCCCGCCCCCGAGCAGGCCGACGTTGCCGGTGAGGGAGGCGAGGTAGAGATGGCCGATGACGGTAAGGGTGCCGTGATCGGTGCGCTGGGCGCCGGCCATGTTCTGGATGATGGCGGCGGGCCTCACGGACGCGTACTCCCGCGTCACGGCGGCGACCGAGTCGGCCGGGGCGCCGGTGATTCGGTGGACGACCTCGGGCGTGTAGCGCGCCGCGATGGCCCGCATCCACTCGAAGACGGGCTGGTAGCGGACGCCGTCGATCGTGTAGCTGCCGCGCAGGGCGGCCTGCGCGCCCGGCGTGTCGGCGGCGACCGGCCGGCCGCTCCGCTCGTCCCAGACGACGAAGCTCCCCGGGCCGCTGCCGCCGTTGGTCAGCAGCCGCAGGTCGCGCAGATCGACCGGCAGCGACTCGCCGCCCGCCGGCCAGCTCCGCGATGCCTCCTGCAGGTCGTAGCCGCGCTCGCCGAGCCGCACGAGGAACGGCGCGTTGGTGTGCAGGCGGACGTACTCGGCGTCGAAGAGTTCTTCGTCAAGCAGCACCTTGACCATGCCGAGGGCCAACGCGGCGTCGGTGCCCGGCCGGATCTGGATCCACCGGTCGGAGAGGGCCGCCGTTTCGCTCAGCCGCGGGTCGATGGTCACTACCCGCGCGCCGTGCTCCTCCCGCGCGTCGAAGAGGTTCTTCATGTAGCCCTGGTTGGAGACCGCCGGGTTGTTGCCCCAGGCCAGGAAGAAGCGGCTGTGGACCCACTCGTCGCGGAATTCCGAGCGCCCGCCCCCGAAGATGGCGTTGAACCCAGAGCTGACCGAGGCGCAGCAGAGCTGGGAGATGATCGGCGTCGCTCCCCCGAAGCGGTTCCAGAAGGCGGAGTAGAGTCCCCGCACGCCGGTCGACAGCGTGGACCAGTTGCCCGTTCCCCCCATCGCGAGAAACGCCTGGTTGCCGTCCTCCTCGAGAATCCGGCGGTAGCGCTCGGCGATGGTGTCCAGCGCCTCCTCCCACGTGATCCGCTCCCAGCGGTCTTCGCCGCGGCGGCCCGCCCGGCGCATCGGGTACTTGAGGCGATGCGGGCTGTAGAGCTGCCGGATCCGGGAGATGCCGCGCGCGCACGCGAGCACGTTGAAGTCGGGATCCCCGGTGACCTTGACCAGCCGGCCGTCCTTGACATGGGCCAGCATCGCGCAGTGGAGGCATTCCGGGGTGTTGGCGGTGCGGAAGATCCGGCTCCCCGCCGCCGCGGCGCCAGATCCCGCACCAGCGGCGCCGGCGAGACCTCCGCCCACCGGGGCGCCGCCCGGATACCGGGACAGGAGCAGGCCGCCGCCCCCTAGTGCCGTCGCGCCGGCGACCAGCGCGCTCCACTTCAGGAAGCTCCGCCGCGACGTCATGCCGGCATCTTATAGCACTCCCGCTCGCCCGTCACATCGGGTCAGAAAACGGCTGGCAGGACCCGAAACGGCTGGCACGAGAGAACCCGTCTGCTGTTGCCAGACGAAACGTAGTTTCATAAATACCCTTGTTTCCCATATATAGAAACACTACAATATATGAAACAACAAAGCACGGAAGTCACATGCCTGAAACGGACACGCAGCCGCCGACCGGAATGCAGATCGAGCGCCAAGTCGAACAACTTCTGGCTGAGCGAATTCCGTCCGGCTGGTCGCTCCAAACACGGCGGACCGACGCCTTGGCCGGTCGCTACCGTGTGGATCTACTGGCGGAGATCGTGTCACCCGCGGGCGAGAGGGTGGTTCTAGCCGTCGAGATCAAACGTTGCCTGGAGCCGCGCGATGTCTTCCAGGCAGTCGAGCAGGTCTCGGCGATCATAGCCGACGCGTCGCCTCGTCCCGTGCCTGTTGTAGCGGCCGCCTACCTCTCCCCTCGCGCCCGTGTCCTACTGCGTGATCGCGGCGTCAGTTACGCCGATACCACGGGAAACGTCCGAATCGAGGTCTCCGCGCCGGGATTGTTCATTGCCACCGACGGGGCAGATCACGATCCCTGGCCGCGGGATCACAAGCTCCGGTCCCTGCGGGGTCGGGGCGCCGCTCGAGCCATGCGGGCCATCATCGACACATCTCCTCCATGCGGTGTCCGTGAACTGGCCCAAGCGACTGGCGCGTCGGCACCGACCCTGTCCCGCGTGCTGGACCTGCTTGAACGCGAGGCAATCGTCAGCCGCGCACGGGGGGGCGTCTCGACGGTCGACTGGCAGGCTGCCACTCGCCGGTGGGCCGAGGACTACGACCAGACCGATTCCAACACACCAACGACGGTTCTCGAGCCACGGGGTCTGGCGGCCCTCGAAAAAAAGCTCGGCGCGACGACGATACCGTACGCTGTCACCGGCGCTCTTGCAGCTCAG
Encoded proteins:
- a CDS encoding type II toxin-antitoxin system VapC family toxin, with product MVVSRVFWDTNLFVYLIEGTSDRAESVVALRKRMIERGDELLTSTLTLGELLVKPVEMGDEELRDRYLQAIDAGVTVLPFDARAALQFAAIRGDRSIRAPDAIQLACAAAGGTDLFITNDDRLSRKNVPGIAFIQSLQRTFL
- a CDS encoding mandelate racemase/muconate lactonizing enzyme family protein; this translates as MRITGYRTMVLDNIDPPIGHRKWLFLQLETDAGIVGLGERVSGGVLELGSQVSLLHELCDSGVVGKSPFDIERIWQDIYANPHDYRHPGLSKTPAMSAIEMACWDIVGKAVDQPIYNLLGGQFHERLRAYAYLDTAGVWENPELAGERAAELIERGITVCKLDPFQPITGGPRDYPLETINRVARIFRAMRDAVGDKLEIGIGTHGQFSTSGAIRVASILEEFHPFFFEEPVSPENVDEMARVAAQTSIPIATGERLVTKFEFAEVLGKQAANIIQLDVGQCGGILESKKIASMCEAHYAMIAPHMYCGPVAAAAAVQLDTCSPNFLVQEFNTNDLHRDIFVDPITIEEGYITPPTGPGLGVELDQSVVNRQLSN
- a CDS encoding DUF2490 domain-containing protein, which produces MRGPLRDDRPAHVLRSRRRRGGGAARHLFAQLPGAGVQYQRPAPRHLRRSDHDRGGIHHAPDRTGPGRRTGSVGSQPAALQLSSPAYGLRTLDSADSLRGAAAAAVAVLVLTLAGVRPAEAEDVQSWTDVEFGVYESDRVAWTVEGVARIRDSLKSAYDRRLKTDVGLTLNDAVSVSFGYILRNRTRGDFGYRWDHRLLAEITYPLHTGDVRVEGTTLYERHVGRPDIPDFNRYRQQIELERPRARLSPWLHQSLGFERRGFMRSRSRVGVRWRFRSGSTVIGAYQFERIKYGATWRPRHAIYSEWSLQMRADSESDPRARRAAPR
- a CDS encoding molecular chaperone, encoding MEQLRHARRVRRHGAEVGHSRRGSRAGGPDPVRGRRRFGRGRARQSRPDVRDLPATRAGRHRGARRRVSRRAAARRLAGRRSPARRRGEPAAADRRLRRHPLRPARTAGRGRGGAGRRASRCTPTGETLKAIRAPAVSAGLRAHVRRVRFRPGVGGVRTLPLLRHAGEGRHLTTPAAEPDEPRTIPSEWRRRQDEQAVAYHFLGRCFYEEPRADWLAAFARDRLFEAWPFPSDDANTAGGLVLLAAFCERWDPAQLAALVWDFNRLFVGPGEMLAAPWESIYRSKKKLTFQESTLQVRALYERFGVEAPAVHREPDDHLGLELAFVATLSELAAQGDAAQLARCFEAQTGFLRDHLLAWAPACLALVEKHAETDYYRGAARLALGSLSESARICKLHSE
- a CDS encoding 4Fe-4S dicluster domain-containing protein, encoding MSDPKKQLAFFFDANRCTGCRTCEIACKVENGVEMGPRWRKVRTVEGDEDGGPYLYHVSMSCNHCEVPVCAEACPSGAITKRPDGIVIVDESKCIGARLCAWACPYDAPQFSEETGKMEKCNFCSHRIDAGTGGPACAEACPTKALQWGTLEEVAARRDATDQFGPLPDADITKPAVRFIPLKLVRS
- a CDS encoding molybdopterin-dependent oxidoreductase; the encoded protein is MTSRRSFLKWSALVAGATALGGGGLLLSRYPGGAPVGGGLAGAAGAGSGAAAAGSRIFRTANTPECLHCAMLAHVKDGRLVKVTGDPDFNVLACARGISRIRQLYSPHRLKYPMRRAGRRGEDRWERITWEEALDTIAERYRRILEEDGNQAFLAMGGTGNWSTLSTGVRGLYSAFWNRFGGATPIISQLCCASVSSGFNAIFGGGRSEFRDEWVHSRFFLAWGNNPAVSNQGYMKNLFDAREEHGARVVTIDPRLSETAALSDRWIQIRPGTDAALALGMVKVLLDEELFDAEYVRLHTNAPFLVRLGERGYDLQEASRSWPAGGESLPVDLRDLRLLTNGGSGPGSFVVWDERSGRPVAADTPGAQAALRGSYTIDGVRYQPVFEWMRAIAARYTPEVVHRITGAPADSVAAVTREYASVRPAAIIQNMAGAQRTDHGTLTVIGHLYLASLTGNVGLLGGGVNDNGGYLSEGGTVNPPVPLQRNPRIEGIPATKLGEYLVERKPHPIRALHVAGTGVLTQYPNTRKIIEGLDNLDLMVVQDIFMTTTARYADFVLPVTTLFETRNLLAGIRSRYIQLMEQAIEPLFESRSDRWIMTELAKRLGFGNDFDKPDDDLLRYVLEPTGVTLDQLEEGPVNPMPDPWIPFADKKFNTPSGRIEFFSLYLQERGFDPLLEYLHPVEAPWVDERRAARYPLQLINRKNHNHVNSSFHHHDFLTEIWASQVLQIHPDDAKPRGIEDGGRIRVFNDRGEIEAMAQVTRGIMAGVVSVTTGWGAVNEKQTASILSPDKYEPISLGHTLNSSMVEVAGGGAASPGDTA